The Rhododendron vialii isolate Sample 1 chromosome 3a, ASM3025357v1 nucleotide sequence agagtgagagagagagagagagagagagagagagagagagagagagagagagagagacgttgagagataaagagtgagagagagactgagagagggagggagacgttgattgagagagagagagagagagccgttgaGACCTGAACGGCAACGGGAAACTCAGATATCGATGATTCGATAAGATCTAGACTCAGGCCAGTCAGGCGTCTGGGTTTCGTTTAAGAGAGAGGAGATGCTAGGGCCTGCTGAGTGCCACTGCCGATCTCATCTCTTTCTCTTTGTATATATACTTGGTCATGTTGTGATCATGTGCATAAGTCACACCACAATCTATATGCACTAAATAATGGAAAATTCTTATAAAGTCTTATAATGCATCACTCGAGGGCTTCTCgagctattttttaaaaatcggaaccgtctatcttttatgtGAGAGAGATTATataatttgtgcaaaaaatgaaataaattggTTATCATTATATACTTgatcgcacataacaaaaaaattcctattaatgaatctacgtccCGATGAAAAGGCTTCCAAAACCCAATAGACCTGAAATTTTGCGGGAGTGATTAAAACACtatgaacaacaaaatgaacggtatggatcgttATAATTGTGTCGCAATCGCGTGGCTAGCGTACATTGGACTATAGCGGAATATATTGGTTTAGAACCAGATAAGTTagatgtatagatttgaaaggtagctgTAGACTAATTTTTTCGAAcgttcgatctaaaccgttacgatttaagatcttatcaaatttatcattctcccaTAAATAGGTGATAATCAGGTGTCAAAAACCACGTGATCGAAACACATTCGGTGTTTCCAAAGGCGTTAAAGTTCTATAATATACCACTTGAGGGTCGCCCgagctattttttgaaaatcataaccgtctaccttttatgtaGGAGTGGTTAtatcattcgtgcaaaaaataaataaaaaaataaattggttatcgttatatacttgatcacacaaaacacaaaaaatattctattaatgaatctacgtcccgatggaagggcttccaaaacccgatagaTCCGGAAATTTGCGAGAATGATTAAttaaacaccaagaacaacaaaatgaacgatatGGATCATCATAATTGTGTTGCAATCATGTGGTTAATGTACAAGAGACTCGTTTTTATAGAataaaattatataatatatattagtTGTTCCAATTATAAGCGCAACAAGATTGTTGGCCTTAGTGGTTTGAAATGTGTGTCAAGTCCCCAAGGATTTAGGTTCGAGTCccatagagattatttttttaaaaccaattttgttttcttatttataaTTCGTGCAAAAACATAACATAACTAATAGCCTTGGTGGTTTGCGATGTGTGACAAGTTccataggacttgggtttgaatcacatggaggtttttttttctttaaaattagttttttttccttatttattgttagttgttccaatttaaaagcttattttttaataaattatgaaactaaaatgccttgttttgtaattaaaattattgttatttaatcacattatatttatgagtcacaagtcaaattatttaataactttttcccgtgccttgtgtcgtgcccggctagaaccgtgtcgtgccgtgcctgtgccgtgtttgtgccgtgccgtgcccgtgcccgccaaaaccatgtcgtgccgtgccgtgcccgtttaAGTACCGTGTCGTGCCTGTGCCCGGCtaaaccgtgtcgtgccgtgccgtgcccgcccaccttccgtgccgtgcccgtgccgtgcccgccGACTTCCGTGCCCCGTGCCAGTCCGCGTGCCTACTAaaaccgtgtcgtgtcgtgccgtgtcgtgccaaggccgtgcccgtgcccgtccACGTGCTCACTAAGACCGtgccgtgtcgtgtcgtgtcaggGCATGACtgtgcccgtgcccgtgtcgtgccacatttaaccgtgtcgtgcccgtgtcgtgccgtgtcggactgacccgtttgacacccctacaTAATACTAAGCCCTCGTTTTCCTTagctttttgagtttttaataattttgtctttatttaaattttttccacatttgttaattttataccaaacttttatagattaaaaattcgtctcgatgagagtaactagaaaaataaaaacttgttacttttacccaaatataattgaaaatatccaaaaaaaattacgccaaacttttatagattattaattcgtcttgatgatagtaatcggaaaaataaaaacttgttacttttacccaaatatatttgaaaatatccaaaattttatatttgaaaatatccaaaattttaCGCTAAACTATCatagattattaattcgtctcaacgaaagtaattagaaaagtaaaaacttattacttttacccaaatatatttgaaatatccaaaagccatcccataaattttttattttttcgattcgtctcaaAAGTTTGTGACAAGACTAAGGCCTTGTTCcactaagaaaaataagtatttattattttttgaattaaaaatgatgtaaTGCGAGAGAATAAGAATTTTAATGGAACGAGACCTAACAAAAGTGGATAAAATTTGAATATAGACAAAACTCAAATCCCTAAGAACTATCAAAAAAAAGCTAAGGTGAATTACACAGAAGTATAGTCACCTTTGGAAAAAGATATGGTCTCTGCCCACTCAAGGTAAAATTAAACACCTGTTTTGGATAGCTTTACATTATATTCTCCCTGTAAAGGAAGTTCTCTGTAGACGGAAGATTGTGTCAGATCCAATGTGTACGGTATGTTTGGAGGAATCTGAGTCTTTTGTTCACTTGGTAGCGCTGCTAGCGCAATGCAAGTTTGCtcaattttttctaaaagtcCTCTCCACTTCGGTTGGACTCAAGCTCTATAGTGGGGACGGATTTTTGTGCGTGGTTCACGAATCTGTTGGAGAGATGGAATGGCACTGCTGAAGTGGATGAGATTGAATCGTTTGTAGCGGTGGGTGTTTGGAGAATTTGGAAATGTAGGAATGATATTCAAGTTTCTAGGAAATGCATGGAATATGGAAGGGCAATTTCCATTGTCGTTGAAATATGCAAAGCAGCACTTAGATGCTATGAAAGCTGATGTAAAAGGAATCACTTCGGTAAATGGTGGCGGGCGAGAATGGAAAAAGGAGTGGTACCCTCCTGAGGGTTGAACTTTGATGAGGGAGTAGAAGGTCAAGGAAAAGGGGGGTATTGGGGGTTGTGGCCCGAGATTGTAACATGAGATTCCTAGCATCAAGGGCTGTTCCGATCCAAGAAATTGTTAACCCAGAGGCTATCGCAGCTTGGGAGGCTTTAAGTTTGGCGGTGACACTGGGTTACAAAGCTATCGAGGTTGAGGGCGACTCCCTGGGATTAATCAAGCTTGTAAGAGAGGAGGATGATCGCATGcaattaggcctgtcaatggaccagGTTTGATCCGAATCCGACAAGATCTGAATTTGAAATGCTCAAattcaatccgaatccgaacttcaTAAAATTTGGTTGGAGTAATCCGAATCCGTAAAATCGGATATCCGATCTGAAAATTCGAATCCAATTCAAtccgattttttattttttttactttcagaattttaacaaaaaagggaaaaaatatatatttctccaATGTGGAGATCGATCCAATCATCTCTCACCAGGGCCAACAATTCTGTGGGGTGAACAAGGAAACGTTTTGGAAATGGAAAATCACACAATTTCCTTAGCGCGTATTCAACGTCATTATTTCTCTTCTGAGGAGGAGGACCCACCCTCCGAGAACTCTGATGGCGACAAAGAAGACGGCAATGGCAGCTGATGAGATCGCACAATCACTGAAGGGAACCTTTGGTTCGCCGTCTTGGGCGCCACCGCCGGCACCCCCGGCGTCGCAGCCGACGTCAGCCACATCGACACCAGATCTGGGGTCCaattcagtttgtttttttgaatgagTATATAATGGTCAATTGTGCTGTTTCCCTTTAGGCTTTGATACGTCACAGTTTTGGCAGTTTTTTATCCTATGAGCCACAATTTTTTAAAACGTGGAGTACTATATATAAGATCGGATTGATAACGAAATTAATCCGATACAATCtgaatccgatccgaatttTGATTATCGAATCGAAATTATCAAATTTGAATCGAGATTAAAGTTATCGAATTTGGATCGAATTCGGACATCAACAGGTCTACATGCAATAAGTCATTGAAGTGATTATCTAAGATATTAGACAGTAGCGGAGTTTTGATGTGTGTTTGTGCGAAGAACAGGTAATTCGGTGGCTCATTATTTAGCGAAGAAGAAAGGGCGTTAGGAGACAAAAATCTTCGTTTGGGAGGCTTATCCCCCACCCCACTTGGTTAGCTAGTTCTTTAGCAAGGCTCTTTTGGATGTAATATTCGTTCTATAATCAATAAAGATTCCTATCATCAtcttgagaaaaaaaaacaccgaaGTACAACACAAGCAGCAATTGCCACAACGGCGGCAGCTTTGGAGTGATTCATCTGGATGCCTCTATCTTCGAGGTCAATTAAGTCCGTATGCAATTCAATAATAGtacacaaaatcatcaaaacccCTTATTGGTTTTCTTGGTGATCAttcattcttttattttttttggtcaaacggaattcCTGGTGATCATTCATTCACCATCATATATCTTAGCAAAATTGTCATCGACTAATGCctactccctccctccctcactTGGAACTGAAAGCCAGAACAAAGATGACCAGATCAATCTTCCCCAAAAACCAACCATTTCATCATACCTACCACTACATAGGAACAACATACTACTACATAGTACAATACAATTAACCAGACACAACCTTTTCACACCGAAAACAAAATACACCCTCTACACAAAACCACCTACAcataaaaggaagaaaaaagaccTCTTAAGGATCCCACCTACATCCCATCCCCTGTTATTCCACGACGGCATGACGCCAAGTTGTAGTCACTTACAAAACAACCCTAAACCCTTCCAACGCCTCAAAACCCGCCTCCCGTCGCCTCACCACCAGCCGGACGGTCACGCTCAAAAACCCCCCCTCCTCCGGCTCCACCAGTTGCTCCACGGTCAAAAACCCCTCCACCTCCCGTCGCTCCACCAGTGGCTCCACCCGAAACCCCTCCTCCCTCCGCCCCGCCACCGGATATCTGAATAGGCCTGCTCTCGGGCCTCTTCTCCTGCTCCTTCGGTATCACCACCGACAAAACCCCGTTCTCCATCGTCGCCTTCACCTGATCCACCCTGGCGTTCTCCGGCAGCCTGAACCGCCTCACGAACCTCCCGACGATCCGCTCGACGCGGTGCCACTTGTCGTCCTTCTCCTCCTGCTCCCGCCGGCTCTCCCCGCTTATCTGGAGGATCCGCCCGTCCTCTATCTCCACCTTCACCTCCCTCTTGTCGAGTCCCGGGAGGTCCGCCTTGATGATGTGGGCGTCCGGCGTCTCGCGCCAGTCGATGCGGACGTTGGCCAGGGCGGAGGCGTCTTTAGCGGCGGAGCTGGGGACGTTGGCCACTGCTCCTCCGATTGGGAAGCCGTCGAATGGGTCCCAGACGTCGATGGAAAAAGGGTCGAAGATGTTGCTACGCCTGCCCCCGCTGAAGAAGCTG carries:
- the LOC131320482 gene encoding 17.4 kDa class I heat shock protein-like, producing the protein MALIPSFFSGGRRSNIFDPFSIDVWDPFDGFPIGGAVANVPSSAAKDASALANVRIDWRETPDAHIIKADLPGLDKREVKVEIEDGRILQISGESRREQEEKDDKWHRVERIVGRFVRRFRLPENARVDQVKATMENGVLSVVIPKEQEKRPESRPIQISGGGAEGGGVSGGATGGATGGGGVFDRGATGGAGGGGVFERDRPAGGEATGGGF